In the Staphylococcus sp. IVB6240 genome, one interval contains:
- a CDS encoding class I SAM-dependent methyltransferase, whose protein sequence is MAYQTLSAFYDKLTDDQPYDQWLEIVQRYLSKSHITSILDLGCGTGTLTEKFLSFSDQVIGMDLSEEMVIYAQQKSNDVSWLVGNMADFQLSQRFDAITILCDSLNYLSDEEDVLATFNHVYQHLNHEGVLIFDVHTTHKMDTQFNGETYLDDRENLTLVWQTEAGELPHSVWHDLIFFVQEEDGQYTRHDETQFQRTLDKSIYQSMLESIGFKNIQTFYDFNPECHDAKSDRLFFVASK, encoded by the coding sequence ATGGCTTATCAAACACTCAGTGCTTTTTATGATAAATTAACGGACGACCAACCCTATGATCAGTGGTTAGAAATTGTTCAACGTTATTTATCCAAATCACATATCACATCCATATTAGATTTGGGGTGTGGTACAGGCACATTAACTGAAAAATTCTTAAGTTTTTCGGATCAAGTGATAGGTATGGATTTGAGTGAAGAGATGGTCATTTATGCCCAACAAAAGTCCAATGATGTATCATGGCTTGTTGGAAATATGGCTGATTTTCAATTATCGCAGCGTTTCGATGCTATTACCATCTTATGCGATTCGTTAAATTATTTATCAGATGAAGAAGATGTACTCGCAACGTTCAATCATGTATATCAACACTTAAATCATGAGGGTGTACTGATATTTGATGTGCATACTACACATAAAATGGATACACAGTTTAACGGTGAAACGTATCTCGATGATCGGGAAAATTTAACATTAGTGTGGCAAACTGAAGCGGGTGAATTACCACATAGTGTTTGGCATGATTTAATCTTTTTTGTTCAAGAAGAAGACGGTCAATACACACGCCATGATGAGACACAATTCCAAAGAACATTGGATAAGTCGATTTATCAAAGTATGTTAGAATCAATTGGGTTCAAAAATATTCAAACATTTTATGATTTTAATCCCGAATGTCACGATGCGAAAAGCGATCGCTTATTTTTTGTTGCATCAAAATAA
- a CDS encoding helix-hairpin-helix domain-containing protein, with the protein MSFISQLQAWCLKYRFISVFAIVLLCVAVFVLIRLISSDDEEAASTSLIQQTEVSDSNATAHLSQGKTSTEQQAVPIVVDVKGAVKHPNTYQMMSDDRMKQLIDKAGVLPNADLTKINLVEKLTDQKMIYIPQKGEQVDPSLSAGPNNSNGASPGQNQVINLNTAQLNDLTNVPGIGPAKAQAILAYREEKGQFQSVEELKEVKGIGDKTYENLSSYFTV; encoded by the coding sequence ATGTCTTTCATTTCCCAATTACAAGCTTGGTGTTTAAAATACCGTTTCATCTCAGTATTTGCAATTGTTTTATTATGTGTAGCAGTATTTGTACTTATTCGATTAATTTCTTCTGATGATGAAGAGGCAGCTTCGACGTCACTCATTCAGCAAACAGAGGTAAGTGACTCAAATGCAACAGCACACTTATCTCAAGGAAAAACGTCTACAGAACAACAAGCTGTTCCGATTGTTGTTGATGTAAAAGGAGCAGTAAAACATCCAAATACATATCAGATGATGTCAGATGATCGAATGAAGCAATTGATTGATAAAGCAGGGGTTTTACCTAATGCTGACTTAACAAAAATTAATCTTGTTGAAAAGTTGACGGATCAAAAGATGATCTATATCCCACAAAAAGGAGAACAGGTTGATCCATCATTATCTGCTGGGCCCAATAATTCAAATGGAGCTAGCCCAGGGCAAAATCAGGTCATTAATTTGAATACAGCACAACTCAATGATTTAACGAATGTTCCGGGAATAGGACCTGCGAAAGCACAAGCGATATTAGCTTATCGAGAGGAAAAGGGTCAATTTCAGTCTGTTGAAGAATTGAAAGAAGTGAAAGGTATTGGAGATAAAACATATGAAAACTTAAGCAGTTATTTTACGGTTTGA
- a CDS encoding ComE operon protein 2 yields the protein MERIEWHDYFMAQAHLLALRSTCKRLSVGATIIKDNRIIAGGYNGSVAGEVHCIDEDCLLEDGHCIRTIHAEMNAILQCSKQGVSTEGATIYVTHFPCLNCTKSIIQAGIKTIYYAKDYHNHAYALQLLEQSGVKYEHIPFEPERIANYIMDSQ from the coding sequence ATGGAAAGAATAGAATGGCATGATTATTTTATGGCGCAAGCACATTTACTTGCATTGCGATCTACATGTAAACGATTGTCTGTAGGTGCAACAATTATAAAGGATAATCGCATTATTGCAGGTGGTTATAATGGCTCTGTAGCAGGAGAAGTTCACTGTATTGATGAAGATTGTCTCCTTGAAGATGGACATTGTATTCGTACGATTCATGCAGAAATGAATGCAATATTGCAGTGTTCAAAACAAGGTGTTTCTACAGAAGGTGCGACAATCTATGTGACACATTTTCCATGTTTAAATTGTACGAAGTCTATCATACAAGCAGGTATCAAGACGATCTATTATGCTAAAGATTATCACAATCATGCGTATGCTTTACAGTTACTTGAGCAATCAGGTGTCAAATATGAGCATATTCCTTTTGAACCTGAACGCATTGCCAACTATATTATGGATAGCCAATGA
- a CDS encoding DNA internalization-related competence protein ComEC/Rec2: MKNQAYRLIFREIKNTTRQPQASFWVDHDCEIKATTKPAQQENSLPTLFTNQLDLNACNITYHITLKDKILQLRNTAIERLAQSKLSGFPYIIALVTGTTDYIPILQKQQLRDLGISHLFAVSGTHVAIMTGLLYMIGKRCPIPLYVAKGCILIVLPLFLIFAGNSPSAQRAVVMAILVILLLRYTPQQPLYILLISYIILSVYNPQIHTHIGFQFSYTICFLLLMLRDTYINKTFIKAFFITSMISILGTIPISYQYFNELQWIGLISNIFFIPLYGFCIIPLSFLTILIALLCPSLLFLFKLPFSFFFAIHKFILVCLKPLIAFKVILPDFGELGYATSIVFTIFFAYFLAQNKRGVLIILTACTFIVLLICHPHHENRMTMIDVGQGDAILFETSTGQTVLIDTGGEREDKNHFAHKLSITDQKLFPYLKTRGIHKIDYLILTHPHADHMGELEHLAQRVIIENIVINPNHFDKVNATIVQKVLRQEQSKLWDFKKLNQLKLGDFKFQFLNCDVEMSDDPNEHSIVTLVNINQYKLLLMGDATIKNEEKLLQSYQLPKIDILKVGHHGSKTSSSVAFLETIKPDIALISVAKHNMYHLPSPLILDRFINNHIPVYSTADNHHVIITFPNDINHSYKLSHESKGDS, encoded by the coding sequence ATGAAGAACCAAGCTTATCGACTGATTTTTAGAGAAATCAAAAATACCACACGTCAACCGCAAGCCTCATTTTGGGTGGATCATGATTGTGAAATAAAAGCGACAACAAAACCCGCACAACAAGAGAATTCACTTCCTACACTATTTACAAATCAACTTGATTTAAATGCTTGTAATATCACATATCATATAACGTTAAAAGATAAAATTCTACAGCTACGTAATACAGCAATTGAAAGACTAGCTCAATCTAAGTTATCAGGTTTTCCATATATTATCGCACTAGTCACTGGGACAACAGATTACATTCCAATACTTCAAAAACAACAATTAAGAGATCTTGGTATTTCTCACTTGTTTGCAGTGAGCGGGACTCATGTTGCCATTATGACAGGATTACTCTATATGATTGGAAAACGCTGTCCAATTCCACTGTATGTCGCTAAAGGATGTATACTCATCGTACTGCCACTATTTTTAATATTTGCTGGTAATAGTCCGAGTGCACAACGAGCGGTTGTGATGGCGATACTAGTCATTCTTTTACTACGATATACACCGCAACAACCACTGTATATTCTACTTATTTCCTACATAATTTTATCTGTTTATAATCCTCAGATTCATACCCACATTGGTTTTCAATTCTCCTATACTATCTGTTTTTTATTACTGATGCTTCGTGATACTTATATCAATAAAACATTTATCAAAGCTTTTTTTATCACAAGTATGATTTCCATTTTAGGTACGATTCCGATTAGTTATCAATACTTCAATGAACTTCAGTGGATTGGCTTGATTTCGAATATATTTTTTATTCCACTATATGGTTTTTGTATTATTCCATTATCATTCCTAACAATATTAATTGCTTTACTGTGCCCATCATTGTTATTTCTTTTTAAACTACCATTTTCTTTCTTTTTTGCTATTCACAAATTTATTTTAGTTTGTCTTAAACCACTTATTGCATTTAAAGTCATTCTCCCAGACTTTGGTGAGTTGGGATACGCCACTTCTATAGTATTTACTATCTTTTTTGCGTACTTTTTAGCACAAAACAAGCGTGGCGTGCTTATCATCTTAACAGCTTGCACTTTTATAGTGTTATTGATTTGTCATCCTCATCATGAAAATCGAATGACGATGATTGATGTTGGTCAAGGAGATGCCATCCTATTTGAAACGTCAACTGGGCAGACGGTATTAATAGATACAGGAGGGGAGCGGGAGGATAAAAATCATTTTGCACACAAATTATCTATCACTGATCAGAAATTATTTCCATATTTGAAGACTCGTGGCATTCATAAGATTGATTATTTAATTCTTACACATCCACATGCCGATCACATGGGAGAATTAGAACATCTTGCACAACGGGTAATAATTGAAAACATTGTGATTAATCCTAATCATTTTGATAAGGTGAATGCTACAATTGTTCAAAAGGTATTAAGACAAGAACAATCGAAACTTTGGGATTTTAAAAAATTGAATCAACTTAAATTAGGTGATTTTAAATTTCAATTTTTAAATTGTGATGTTGAAATGAGTGATGACCCTAACGAACATTCTATTGTGACTTTAGTGAATATTAATCAATACAAATTATTATTGATGGGGGATGCGACTATAAAAAATGAGGAAAAGCTCTTGCAATCGTATCAATTACCTAAGATTGATATTTTGAAAGTAGGCCATCATGGTAGTAAAACAAGCAGTTCTGTGGCTTTTCTTGAAACAATTAAACCAGATATTGCCCTTATTTCAGTAGCAAAACATAATATGTATCATTTACCAAGCCCACTGATATTAGATAGGTTTATCAATAATCATATCCCCGTCTATAGTACTGCGGATAACCATCATGTGATTATTACATTCCCTAATGATATAAATCATTCTTATAAATTGAGCCATGAGTCAAAGGGTGATTCATAG